From one Triticum urartu cultivar G1812 chromosome 3, Tu2.1, whole genome shotgun sequence genomic stretch:
- the LOC125543611 gene encoding nuclear pore complex protein NUP98A-like isoform X2: MFGSTNPFGQSSASAFGQTSSNPFGAQSGFGQTSTTTNNPFGSPTTAFGAQTGTTSPFGATSSTAGAFGQPSAPAFGATSTPAFGAAPTGGFGQPSTPAFGTPSSSPFGSSTPAFGASPAPAFGAGATSSGFGSGSLFGQKPSFGGFGSSPSQSSPFGSTFQQTQPTFGNSTFGATTTPAFGTMTTPSFGATTTPAFGSTSTSLFGASSTPAFGSTPFGSTTTPGFGSSGTTTFGASSAPAFGASSTPANAFSFGSSPSFGQTASAAGSTPFGTTPSPFGAQTSPFGSQTAAPAFGQASFGNQSGGTRVQPYVQTPDPDSATSGTQPAAKLNSISAMPAYKEKSHEELRWEDYQRGDKGGPNSSVTPVANSFPTPSPSFQTNPPANPFAKPSTGGFGATPNPFSSPTVTPFGQTSSSAFSANTSPSLFANTTPSLFSTPSTTPNLFNNSLSISNNTQSAGLFQSSPAIAPFSQSFSQQSSTPAFSTGIFNTPNPGMTGGLFGNTSSPFLTSTFQQSAPVQQTPSLFSFQPQTQPGGFTGFSNTMNLAPFGQQTTSQSNMVMQPTLVSNPFGTLPAMPQMSIGNGGSAPSIQYGISSLPVAEKPLPSRTVSMVVPRHLSQRRIKLLPRKYNQTSDGKVPFFADDEESPATPKADAFFIPRENPRSLIIRPTDQWRSRSAADRQSVLRDSTDLDKHNDALVGKERGKAVVSPARSGSVENGTYRDDHHQALPEAHANGSSVKKLIPKLSQADYFTEPSLEELAAKERAEPGYCSRVRDFVVGRQGYGSIKFLGETDVRGLDLESIVEFNNREVIVYKDDNEKPPVGEGLNKAAVVTLLNIKCVNRKTGETYTEGPRVDKYKEMLVKKAEEQGVEFISFDAAKGEWKFKVKHFSSYGFAEAEVGLVDSL, translated from the exons ATGTTCGGCTCCACCAATCCGTTCGGGCAGTCGTCCGCCAGCGCTTTTGGGCAGACCTCCAGCAACCCCTTCGGGGCCCAATCGGGGTTCGGCCAGACCAGCACCACCACCAACAATCCCTTCGGCAGCCCGACCACCGCTTTCGGGGCGCAGACCGGGACCACCTCGCCTTTCGGCGCCACATCTTCCACCGCCGGCGCGTTTGGCCAGCCATCCGCTCCGGCGTTCGGGGCTACATCCACCCCGGCGTTTGGGGCCGCGCCAACCGGCGGATTTGGCCAGCCATCCACGCCGGCGTTCGGCACCCCGTCGTCCTCTCCATTCGGGAGCTCCACACCAGCCTTTGGTGCGTCGCCAGCCCCCGCGTTTGGCGCGGGCGCCACATCCTCCGGCTTTGGCAGCG GATCTTTGTTTGGACAAAAGCCAAGTTTTGGTGGTTTTGGATCATCTCCTAGCCAGTCTAGTCCTTTCGGTAGCACATTTCAGCAAACACAGCCAACATTTGGCAACAGCACTTTCGGCGCCACAACTACACCGGCCTTTGGCACCATGACAACGCCATCCTTTGGTGCCACGACCACCCCAGCGTTTGGCTCAACATCAACATCCCTATTTGGGGCTTCCAGCACACCAGCATTTGGCTCCACACCCTTCGGTTCAACCACGACTCCTGGTTTTGGATCCTCAGGAACCACAACATTTGGTGCGAGCAGTGCTCCAGCTTTTGGAGCTTCAAGCACGCCAGCAAATGCTTTTAGTTTTGGTTCTTCCCCATCCTTTGGACAAACAGCATCTGCAGCCGGAAGCACTCCGTTCGGAACAACTCCTTCGCCTTTTGGGGCACAAACTTCTCCATTTGGCTCGCAGACAGCAGCACCAGCATTTGGGCAAGCTTCATTTGGAAATCAATCTGGAGGAACCAGAGTACAGCCTTATGTGCAGACACCAGATCCTGACAGTGCTACAAGTGGTACTCAGCCTGCTGCAAAACTTAATTCCATATCAGCCATGCCTGCATACAAAGAGAAGAGTCATGAAGAGTTGAGGTGGGAGGATTACCAGCGTGGAGACAAAGGTGGACCAAACTCTTCTGTAACTCCAGTGGCGAACAGCTTTCCAACTCCGTCGCCAAGTTTTCAAACAAATCCGCCGGCAAATCCATTTGCTAAGCCCTCTACAGGTGGTTTTGGTGCCACTCCGAACCCATTTTCGTCGCCCACAGTTACCCCATTTGGACAAACAAGCAGTTCGGCATTTTCAGCAAATACCTCACCATCTCTATTTGCGAATACTACTCCTTCATTATTCAGCACGCCATCGACAACCCCAAATCTTTTCAATAATAGCTTATCCATTAGTAATAATACTCAATCAGCTGGGCTGTTTCAGTCTTCCCCTGCAATAGCGCCATTTAGCCAGTCGTTTAGCCAGCAATCAAGCACCCCAGCTTTCTCCACTGGTATATTCAACACACCGAACCCTGGAATGACCGGAGGGCTGTTTGGCAACACATCTTCACCTTTTCTAACA TCAACATTTCAACAATCTGCTCCTGTTCAGCAGACTCCAAGCTTATTCTCATTCCAACCTCAAACCCAACCAG GTGGATTCACTGGTTTTTCCAACACGATGAATCTGGCTCCATTTGGACAGCA AACCACCAGCCAGTCCAATATGGTTATGCAGCCGACTCTTGTTTCAAATCCCTTCGGGACACTTCCAGCAATGCCTCAGATGTCCATTGGGAATGGTGGATCCGCACCCTCTATCCAGTATGGCATATCAAGTTTGCCG GTTGCTGAGAAGCCTCTTCCAAGCAGAACAGTATCCATGGTGGTTCCTAGGCATTTGTCGCAGAGAAGGATAAAACTGCTGCCACGAAAATATAATCAGACATCTGATGGAAAGGTTCCGTTTTTTGCCGATGATGAAGAATCTCCTGCAACACCAAAAGCGGATGCCTTTTTTATCCCTAGAGAGAACCCGAGGAGTCTGATAATCCGTCCAACTGACCAGTGGCGTTCACGTAGTGCTGCTGACAGGCAATCAGTACTGAGAGATTCAACTGATCTTGACAAACATAACGATGCTTTGGTTGGGAAGGAGCGCGGCAAGGCTGTCGTGTCACCGGCTCGGTCTGGTTCAGTGGAAAATGGCACCTACCGTGATGACCACCACCAGGCATTACCTGAGGCGCATGCGAATGGTTCTTCTGTTAAGAAGCTCATACCTAAGCTATCCCAGGCAGATTACTTCACGGAGCCTAGTTTAGAGGAGCTTGCCGCCAAAGAACGTGCTGAACCAGGCTACTGCAGTCGGGTGAGAGACTTTGTTGTTGGACGTCAAGGCTATGGCAGCATCAAATTCTTGGGAGAAACTGATGTAAGGGGCCTTGATCTGGAATCGATTGTGGAATTCAATAACCGTGAGGTGATTGTGTACAAGGACGATAACGAAAAGCCCCCGGTTGGTGAGGGCCTGAACAAAGCTGCCGTGGTGACTCTTTTGAACATCAAGTGTGTTAACAGGAAGACAGGCGAGACGTACACGGAGGGTCCAAGGGTAGACAAGTACAAGGAGATGCTGGTGAAAAAGGCTGAGGAGCAGGGCGTGGAGTTCATCTCGTTTGACGCTGCAAAGGGTGAGTGGAAGTTCAAGGTGAAGCACTTCAGCTCCTATGGTTTTGCTGAAGCTGAAGTAGGCCTGGTCGATTCCCTGTAG
- the LOC125543611 gene encoding nuclear pore complex protein NUP98A-like isoform X1 produces MFGSTNPFGQSSASAFGQTSSNPFGAQSGFGQTSTTTNNPFGSPTTAFGAQTGTTSPFGATSSTAGAFGQPSAPAFGATSTPAFGAAPTGGFGQPSTPAFGTPSSSPFGSSTPAFGASPAPAFGAGATSSGFGSGSLFGQKPSFGGFGSSPSQSSPFGSTFQQTQPTFGNSTFGATTTPAFGTMTTPSFGATTTPAFGSTSTSLFGASSTPAFGSTPFGSTTTPGFGSSGTTTFGASSAPAFGASSTPANAFSFGSSPSFGQTASAAGSTPFGTTPSPFGAQTSPFGSQTAAPAFGQASFGNQSGGTRVQPYVQTPDPDSATSGTQPAAKLNSISAMPAYKEKSHEELRWEDYQRGDKGGPNSSVTPVANSFPTPSPSFQTNPPANPFAKPSTGGFGATPNPFSSPTVTPFGQTSSSAFSANTSPSLFANTTPSLFSTPSTTPNLFNNSLSISNNTQSAGLFQSSPAIAPFSQSFSQQSSTPAFSTGIFNTPNPGMTGGLFGNTSSPFLTSTFQQSAPVQQTPSLFSFQPQTQPASTGGFTGFSNTMNLAPFGQQTTSQSNMVMQPTLVSNPFGTLPAMPQMSIGNGGSAPSIQYGISSLPVAEKPLPSRTVSMVVPRHLSQRRIKLLPRKYNQTSDGKVPFFADDEESPATPKADAFFIPRENPRSLIIRPTDQWRSRSAADRQSVLRDSTDLDKHNDALVGKERGKAVVSPARSGSVENGTYRDDHHQALPEAHANGSSVKKLIPKLSQADYFTEPSLEELAAKERAEPGYCSRVRDFVVGRQGYGSIKFLGETDVRGLDLESIVEFNNREVIVYKDDNEKPPVGEGLNKAAVVTLLNIKCVNRKTGETYTEGPRVDKYKEMLVKKAEEQGVEFISFDAAKGEWKFKVKHFSSYGFAEAEVGLVDSL; encoded by the exons ATGTTCGGCTCCACCAATCCGTTCGGGCAGTCGTCCGCCAGCGCTTTTGGGCAGACCTCCAGCAACCCCTTCGGGGCCCAATCGGGGTTCGGCCAGACCAGCACCACCACCAACAATCCCTTCGGCAGCCCGACCACCGCTTTCGGGGCGCAGACCGGGACCACCTCGCCTTTCGGCGCCACATCTTCCACCGCCGGCGCGTTTGGCCAGCCATCCGCTCCGGCGTTCGGGGCTACATCCACCCCGGCGTTTGGGGCCGCGCCAACCGGCGGATTTGGCCAGCCATCCACGCCGGCGTTCGGCACCCCGTCGTCCTCTCCATTCGGGAGCTCCACACCAGCCTTTGGTGCGTCGCCAGCCCCCGCGTTTGGCGCGGGCGCCACATCCTCCGGCTTTGGCAGCG GATCTTTGTTTGGACAAAAGCCAAGTTTTGGTGGTTTTGGATCATCTCCTAGCCAGTCTAGTCCTTTCGGTAGCACATTTCAGCAAACACAGCCAACATTTGGCAACAGCACTTTCGGCGCCACAACTACACCGGCCTTTGGCACCATGACAACGCCATCCTTTGGTGCCACGACCACCCCAGCGTTTGGCTCAACATCAACATCCCTATTTGGGGCTTCCAGCACACCAGCATTTGGCTCCACACCCTTCGGTTCAACCACGACTCCTGGTTTTGGATCCTCAGGAACCACAACATTTGGTGCGAGCAGTGCTCCAGCTTTTGGAGCTTCAAGCACGCCAGCAAATGCTTTTAGTTTTGGTTCTTCCCCATCCTTTGGACAAACAGCATCTGCAGCCGGAAGCACTCCGTTCGGAACAACTCCTTCGCCTTTTGGGGCACAAACTTCTCCATTTGGCTCGCAGACAGCAGCACCAGCATTTGGGCAAGCTTCATTTGGAAATCAATCTGGAGGAACCAGAGTACAGCCTTATGTGCAGACACCAGATCCTGACAGTGCTACAAGTGGTACTCAGCCTGCTGCAAAACTTAATTCCATATCAGCCATGCCTGCATACAAAGAGAAGAGTCATGAAGAGTTGAGGTGGGAGGATTACCAGCGTGGAGACAAAGGTGGACCAAACTCTTCTGTAACTCCAGTGGCGAACAGCTTTCCAACTCCGTCGCCAAGTTTTCAAACAAATCCGCCGGCAAATCCATTTGCTAAGCCCTCTACAGGTGGTTTTGGTGCCACTCCGAACCCATTTTCGTCGCCCACAGTTACCCCATTTGGACAAACAAGCAGTTCGGCATTTTCAGCAAATACCTCACCATCTCTATTTGCGAATACTACTCCTTCATTATTCAGCACGCCATCGACAACCCCAAATCTTTTCAATAATAGCTTATCCATTAGTAATAATACTCAATCAGCTGGGCTGTTTCAGTCTTCCCCTGCAATAGCGCCATTTAGCCAGTCGTTTAGCCAGCAATCAAGCACCCCAGCTTTCTCCACTGGTATATTCAACACACCGAACCCTGGAATGACCGGAGGGCTGTTTGGCAACACATCTTCACCTTTTCTAACA TCAACATTTCAACAATCTGCTCCTGTTCAGCAGACTCCAAGCTTATTCTCATTCCAACCTCAAACCCAACCAG CTTCTACAGGTGGATTCACTGGTTTTTCCAACACGATGAATCTGGCTCCATTTGGACAGCA AACCACCAGCCAGTCCAATATGGTTATGCAGCCGACTCTTGTTTCAAATCCCTTCGGGACACTTCCAGCAATGCCTCAGATGTCCATTGGGAATGGTGGATCCGCACCCTCTATCCAGTATGGCATATCAAGTTTGCCG GTTGCTGAGAAGCCTCTTCCAAGCAGAACAGTATCCATGGTGGTTCCTAGGCATTTGTCGCAGAGAAGGATAAAACTGCTGCCACGAAAATATAATCAGACATCTGATGGAAAGGTTCCGTTTTTTGCCGATGATGAAGAATCTCCTGCAACACCAAAAGCGGATGCCTTTTTTATCCCTAGAGAGAACCCGAGGAGTCTGATAATCCGTCCAACTGACCAGTGGCGTTCACGTAGTGCTGCTGACAGGCAATCAGTACTGAGAGATTCAACTGATCTTGACAAACATAACGATGCTTTGGTTGGGAAGGAGCGCGGCAAGGCTGTCGTGTCACCGGCTCGGTCTGGTTCAGTGGAAAATGGCACCTACCGTGATGACCACCACCAGGCATTACCTGAGGCGCATGCGAATGGTTCTTCTGTTAAGAAGCTCATACCTAAGCTATCCCAGGCAGATTACTTCACGGAGCCTAGTTTAGAGGAGCTTGCCGCCAAAGAACGTGCTGAACCAGGCTACTGCAGTCGGGTGAGAGACTTTGTTGTTGGACGTCAAGGCTATGGCAGCATCAAATTCTTGGGAGAAACTGATGTAAGGGGCCTTGATCTGGAATCGATTGTGGAATTCAATAACCGTGAGGTGATTGTGTACAAGGACGATAACGAAAAGCCCCCGGTTGGTGAGGGCCTGAACAAAGCTGCCGTGGTGACTCTTTTGAACATCAAGTGTGTTAACAGGAAGACAGGCGAGACGTACACGGAGGGTCCAAGGGTAGACAAGTACAAGGAGATGCTGGTGAAAAAGGCTGAGGAGCAGGGCGTGGAGTTCATCTCGTTTGACGCTGCAAAGGGTGAGTGGAAGTTCAAGGTGAAGCACTTCAGCTCCTATGGTTTTGCTGAAGCTGAAGTAGGCCTGGTCGATTCCCTGTAG